A DNA window from Microcystis aeruginosa NIES-843 contains the following coding sequences:
- a CDS encoding ISL3 family transposase, with protein MILDKFLNLQGTCIQGYRHLENIGIVFQIESKNKKAACPRCGLESDKLHQNHRHLVKDLPLSGQPVYLQVNRRQFKCGNCQKPFSEELDFVAKKRTYTKRLAENILEQLKEGDILNVSRRNDVTEEEIQRMIEDIAEEITETDLSKLKRLGIDEIALVKGQKNYCAVLVNLDTGKLIAILEKRTQEELRETLTGWGKEVLEQIEEVSIDLWLPYKNLVKELMPSAEVVADRFHVMKQINQELDEQRKAEKRAVEAQRNKKQKAEKEAKLEVLKRSKYSLLKNEKDLTETQKIKLEAIKENFPNLKKMHELKEEFRKIYETSENPTEGLLSISDWLAKSSSVFTKSCQTIRNWFGEIISYFERRTTNGVVEGINNKLKLIKRRSYGFRNFRNFWVRSMLSWHLVC; from the coding sequence ATGATACTTGACAAATTTTTGAACCTACAAGGAACCTGTATTCAAGGCTATCGACACCTAGAAAATATCGGTATAGTTTTCCAAATCGAATCGAAAAATAAAAAAGCAGCCTGTCCTCGTTGTGGGTTAGAGAGCGATAAACTTCACCAAAATCATCGACATTTAGTCAAAGATTTACCGCTCTCAGGTCAACCAGTGTACCTACAAGTTAATCGTCGTCAATTTAAGTGCGGTAATTGTCAGAAACCCTTTAGCGAAGAGTTAGATTTTGTCGCCAAGAAACGAACCTATACGAAAAGACTAGCCGAGAATATACTCGAACAATTAAAAGAAGGAGATATTTTAAATGTTAGTCGAAGAAATGACGTAACGGAAGAAGAGATTCAAAGAATGATAGAGGACATAGCTGAAGAAATTACAGAGACAGACCTATCGAAATTAAAAAGACTAGGAATTGACGAAATCGCTCTAGTCAAAGGACAAAAAAATTACTGTGCGGTTTTAGTAAATTTAGATACGGGAAAACTAATAGCTATTCTAGAGAAGCGAACACAAGAAGAATTGAGGGAAACGCTTACAGGGTGGGGAAAAGAGGTGTTAGAGCAAATTGAAGAAGTCAGCATAGACCTTTGGTTGCCCTATAAAAATTTGGTGAAAGAATTGATGCCATCGGCCGAGGTAGTCGCCGATAGATTCCATGTAATGAAACAAATTAATCAAGAGTTAGACGAACAAAGAAAAGCAGAAAAAAGAGCCGTAGAAGCGCAGAGAAATAAAAAACAGAAAGCGGAAAAAGAAGCGAAGCTAGAAGTTTTAAAGCGAAGTAAATATAGCTTGTTAAAAAATGAAAAAGATTTAACGGAAACCCAAAAAATCAAACTAGAAGCTATCAAAGAAAATTTCCCAAATTTGAAAAAGATGCACGAGTTAAAGGAAGAATTTAGAAAGATTTATGAAACCTCAGAGAATCCGACAGAAGGACTGCTATCCATCTCGGACTGGTTGGCAAAATCCTCCAGTGTTTTTACCAAGAGTTGTCAAACAATCCGAAACTGGTTTGGAGAAATCATTAGTTATTTCGAGCGAAGGACAACTAATGGGGTGGTCGAGGGAATCAACAATAAACTTAAACTAATAAAACGGAGAAGCTATGGCTTTAGAAACTTTCGGAATTTTTGGGTTAGAAGTATGTTGTCTTGGCATCTTGTCTGTTGA
- a CDS encoding MBL fold metallo-hydrolase: MVQRSTAVWGSKSLLSCLPFGVGHASEGVCLLLTIGPYRLLLDCGLADMQPLTQNKKPPVDLVFCSHAHSDHIRGLMALHQTYPQLPVYASEVTVQLLPLQWPDSAEEIGSFCQGWPWRSPIALFDDLTVEIFPAGHLPGAAVVLFTYKTPKRTYKVLYTGDFSLSNFQLVEGLSIDLLRGVSPDVLIIEGSYGTERHPHRRQQEKQLMNRIYHAIAEGQNVLLPVPALGLGQEILKLLRSHHQFTGRDIDIWVGGKIAKACDAYLEILPQFPASVQNFAKHQPLFWDERICPRLRRLPEKPTPLGGTTPIILLIDRLEEVSKYLQGDKPWLMLAPQHLHDINLENPRLKATQRSQLISQETYLLAEHSDSRNTTQLIHNLRPQHIMFVHGSPLYLADLTSLEELQSRYQLHSPAVGTLVELPIGDRFMQPTPPAPSHYEGELNESDSTVTITLPEPITRDPRWSNFADTGLVEARWQGEELLLRGVSQRELLSESPNRITKALEEMDCCRVCVHYKSQRCWNPASPLYGFKVVPEGYCPVFEANI; encoded by the coding sequence ATGGTTCAACGCTCTACTGCCGTCTGGGGGTCAAAATCCCTTTTATCCTGTTTACCTTTTGGTGTCGGTCACGCGTCAGAAGGGGTTTGTCTCCTCCTGACAATCGGTCCCTATCGCCTACTTTTAGATTGCGGTTTGGCCGATATGCAACCCCTCACCCAAAACAAAAAACCACCCGTGGATCTGGTGTTCTGTAGTCATGCCCACAGCGATCACATCCGTGGGTTAATGGCTCTCCATCAGACCTATCCCCAATTGCCAGTTTATGCCAGTGAGGTGACAGTACAACTGCTGCCCCTACAATGGCCCGATTCTGCCGAGGAAATCGGTAGTTTCTGTCAGGGTTGGCCATGGCGATCGCCGATCGCTCTCTTTGATGATCTCACCGTCGAGATTTTTCCAGCTGGCCACCTCCCTGGGGCTGCCGTGGTCCTCTTCACCTACAAAACCCCCAAACGCACCTATAAGGTCCTCTATACCGGCGATTTTTCCCTGTCTAATTTTCAACTGGTGGAAGGATTATCGATCGATCTGCTGCGGGGAGTATCCCCCGATGTGCTGATTATTGAAGGCAGTTACGGCACAGAGCGCCATCCCCACCGACGACAGCAGGAAAAACAGTTGATGAATCGCATCTATCATGCGATCGCTGAGGGGCAAAATGTCTTACTACCCGTCCCCGCTTTGGGATTGGGTCAGGAAATTTTAAAATTACTGCGGTCGCACCACCAATTCACAGGCCGCGACATTGATATCTGGGTTGGGGGCAAGATCGCTAAAGCTTGCGATGCCTACCTGGAAATTTTACCACAATTTCCCGCATCTGTGCAAAATTTTGCCAAACATCAGCCCTTATTTTGGGATGAGCGCATCTGTCCCCGGTTGCGAAGGTTGCCAGAAAAACCGACACCTCTAGGGGGAACCACTCCGATAATTTTACTAATCGATCGCCTAGAGGAGGTGAGTAAATATCTGCAAGGGGATAAACCTTGGTTAATGTTAGCTCCCCAACACCTGCACGATATCAACCTGGAGAATCCCCGATTAAAAGCGACACAGCGTTCGCAATTAATTAGCCAAGAAACCTATCTACTGGCCGAACATAGCGATAGTCGCAACACCACCCAACTGATCCATAACCTGCGACCACAGCATATCATGTTCGTCCATGGCTCGCCCCTATATCTAGCGGATTTGACCAGTTTAGAAGAATTACAAAGCCGTTATCAACTCCATTCCCCGGCCGTGGGAACTCTGGTGGAATTGCCTATTGGCGATCGCTTTATGCAACCGACACCCCCGGCCCCCAGCCACTATGAGGGAGAATTAAATGAATCGGATTCGACCGTCACTATCACCTTACCAGAGCCGATCACCCGGGATCCCCGGTGGAGTAATTTCGCCGATACGGGACTGGTGGAAGCGCGCTGGCAAGGGGAAGAATTATTATTGCGGGGAGTCTCCCAACGGGAATTATTAAGCGAGAGTCCCAATCGCATCACCAAAGCTTTAGAGGAGATGGATTGCTGTCGTGTCTGTGTCCACTACAAAAGTCAGCGCTGTTGGAATCCCGCTTCTCCCCTCTACGGTTTTAAAGTGGTTCCCGAAGGCTATTGTCCCGTTTTTGAGGCCAATATATAA
- the glp gene encoding molybdopterin molybdotransferase MoeA: MYSVKEAESIILTQIQPRQETEKVSLEAAFGRILAEDISSDLDFPYWDNSAMDGYAVRYEDVKDTNPENPVTLKIIAEIPAGKVPEKIIQPGETARIFTGAMLPAGSDTIIMQENTQKQGERVAILIPPEKIGLFVRQRGTFYRAGNTLLKAGIALNSPEIAVLATAQATELTVFSRPQVAIFSTGDELINPDETLQKGQIIDSNRYALTAFVASLGAIPRPLGIIKDNPDLLRETIRKAINSSAIVLSTGGVSVGDYDYIEGILGELGGKILIGSVAIQPGKPLTFATFPNGCIYFGIPGNPVSALVSCWRFVQMAIKKLSGLTEYQNKFLRVVTRDTLQSNGQREVYLWGKIEIIEGVYQFQLASGQHNSANLINLAGTNALAIIPQGKTTIQAGETVEVMTGLPL; encoded by the coding sequence ATGTACTCAGTCAAAGAAGCAGAATCTATAATTTTAACTCAAATTCAACCCCGACAAGAAACAGAAAAAGTTTCTCTAGAGGCAGCTTTTGGGCGCATTTTAGCCGAAGATATCAGCAGTGATTTAGACTTTCCCTACTGGGATAATTCTGCTATGGATGGCTATGCTGTCCGCTACGAAGATGTCAAAGACACTAATCCAGAAAATCCCGTTACTTTAAAGATTATCGCCGAAATTCCCGCCGGCAAAGTCCCCGAAAAAATTATTCAACCAGGAGAAACAGCCCGGATTTTTACCGGAGCGATGTTACCCGCCGGCAGTGATACGATTATTATGCAGGAAAATACTCAAAAACAAGGGGAGCGAGTGGCGATTCTTATCCCTCCCGAAAAAATAGGTCTTTTCGTGCGTCAACGTGGCACATTCTATCGAGCGGGAAATACCTTATTAAAAGCTGGTATTGCCCTTAATTCCCCAGAAATAGCGGTTTTAGCCACGGCACAAGCTACCGAATTAACAGTGTTTTCCCGTCCCCAAGTGGCAATTTTCTCCACGGGAGATGAATTAATTAATCCCGATGAAACCCTCCAAAAAGGTCAAATTATTGACTCGAATCGCTACGCTTTAACCGCATTTGTCGCCAGTTTAGGGGCAATTCCCAGACCTTTAGGTATAATCAAAGATAATCCCGATCTTCTCAGAGAAACTATCAGAAAAGCCATTAATTCTAGTGCCATCGTCCTTTCCACCGGCGGTGTTTCCGTAGGAGATTACGATTATATCGAGGGAATTTTAGGGGAATTAGGGGGAAAAATTCTGATTGGCAGCGTTGCTATTCAACCGGGTAAACCCCTAACCTTTGCTACTTTTCCTAACGGTTGTATTTACTTTGGTATCCCCGGTAATCCCGTCTCTGCTTTAGTTTCCTGTTGGCGCTTCGTGCAAATGGCCATTAAAAAATTATCGGGATTGACAGAATATCAGAACAAATTTCTGCGAGTTGTCACCCGCGATACTCTCCAATCTAATGGACAAAGAGAAGTTTATCTCTGGGGAAAAATAGAAATTATCGAGGGAGTTTATCAATTTCAACTTGCTTCTGGACAACACAATTCGGCTAATTTAATTAATTTAGCGGGTACTAATGCTTTAGCCATAATTCCCCAGGGTAAAACTACTATACAAGCGGGAGAAACAGTAGAAGTTATGACTGGACTTCCCCTTTGA
- a CDS encoding glycoside hydrolase family protein, producing the protein MKVSQNCIDLIKKWEGCKLTAYKCPAGVWTIGIGTTCYPDGRRVREGDKITDQQAEGFLVNECEEKAKAVDELVNVDLHQNQFDALVSFAYNVGIGAFKESTLRRKLNEKDYEGAANEFKRWNKATVNGVQVVLEGLTNRRKDEEALFRKNDSFGTPIELEVSPEHSVTWLKGYLDGGNTVVVAYNDQQVVEVVKLETHLKDDLIDLLQQYPNARNFHLAEPGSPIPQATQIVFAGRNQTLSLVENPPQLNRGLLLKGMSDEDAPGYDIREMQERLKDLGYYQKELDGIFGSGTDEAVRKFQADVFGHSEADGKVGPKTWAKLWGEETTPTPTPQPAEGTYLRLTKTNQKDGDGLYILILEYIKNGQVKDHLKVCSGQRSKQLFRTGPQSVSGSMEPLPEGKWYINDILWAGGKDKYGPTVFSNGLGPVTTPIKYVGPNSTRRSAIEIHIDWNGKYCDGPCPGTAGCLGIYDIADYKKLVSWLRDTNPHDLYVDWGLGTCPQPQ; encoded by the coding sequence ATGAAAGTATCACAGAACTGTATTGATCTGATCAAAAAGTGGGAAGGTTGTAAGCTTACCGCTTATAAATGTCCTGCTGGCGTTTGGACAATTGGGATTGGAACAACTTGTTATCCTGATGGACGACGTGTTCGGGAAGGGGATAAGATTACTGATCAACAGGCGGAAGGCTTCCTTGTCAATGAATGTGAGGAAAAAGCCAAAGCTGTAGATGAATTAGTAAATGTTGATCTTCATCAAAATCAGTTTGACGCTTTAGTTTCCTTTGCTTATAACGTAGGCATCGGAGCTTTTAAAGAAAGTACCTTACGACGTAAACTGAATGAGAAGGATTATGAGGGGGCTGCCAATGAATTTAAACGTTGGAATAAAGCAACAGTTAACGGAGTACAAGTTGTGCTTGAGGGGTTAACCAATCGCCGTAAAGATGAGGAAGCTTTATTCCGTAAAAATGATAGTTTTGGAACTCCTATTGAGCTTGAAGTCTCTCCTGAACATTCTGTAACTTGGTTGAAAGGATATTTAGATGGGGGAAATACAGTAGTTGTTGCCTACAATGATCAACAAGTGGTAGAGGTTGTTAAACTAGAAACCCATCTTAAAGATGATTTGATCGATCTGTTGCAACAATATCCCAATGCTCGGAATTTTCATCTTGCCGAACCTGGGAGTCCTATTCCGCAAGCTACACAAATTGTATTCGCAGGTCGTAATCAGACACTTTCTCTAGTGGAAAATCCACCTCAATTAAATCGAGGACTGTTACTGAAAGGCATGAGTGATGAAGATGCCCCCGGTTATGACATCCGAGAAATGCAGGAACGCTTAAAAGATTTAGGCTATTACCAGAAAGAATTGGATGGTATCTTTGGCAGTGGCACGGATGAGGCGGTCAGAAAATTCCAAGCTGACGTTTTTGGTCACTCCGAAGCAGATGGGAAAGTCGGACCAAAAACTTGGGCTAAATTGTGGGGAGAAGAAACAACACCCACACCTACTCCTCAACCTGCTGAAGGAACTTATCTCCGACTGACTAAAACTAACCAGAAAGACGGTGATGGTTTATATATTCTCATTTTGGAATATATCAAGAATGGACAGGTAAAAGATCATCTTAAAGTTTGCTCTGGACAACGGAGTAAACAACTATTCCGTACAGGTCCTCAAAGTGTATCGGGTTCCATGGAACCGCTGCCTGAAGGCAAATGGTACATTAATGACATTCTCTGGGCAGGTGGCAAAGATAAATATGGACCGACTGTTTTTAGTAATGGTCTGGGTCCAGTGACTACCCCTATCAAATATGTCGGACCGAATTCCACACGGCGAAGTGCTATTGAAATCCATATTGATTGGAATGGAAAATATTGTGATGGTCCCTGTCCAGGAACGGCAGGTTGCCTTGGTATCTACGATATTGCTGACTACAAAAAATTAGTTAGTTGGCTACGAGATACTAATCCCCATGATCTATATGTAGATTGGGGCCTAGGAACTTGTCCTCAACCTCAATAA
- a CDS encoding DUF4127 family protein: MTTQKLKALVNTVIKQSTLDSSQITDLTQKFSLTAGDKIEINDYKSADNNHWELELTTPVNEIAKWFAYIPHVEIKSNDPVAKILQDIKQSQFKVYHRPTEQDGDGVGIPPNGQDNRSERICPVYVLSPRRQTDSLVRQMITLLRVKDTAFIIAERLLQYPEDYLPTISQFEKAVIVQSFVGVGPPQPDPTPYPDWAKKRHDKELWRLEQSIRLLQSMNRKISAVVCAMGDSQKHSSKDVRETMQTRLYNLLDKYNLSALKQPITWGADELVAMGIAQTLPKTKVRVRISNKETEMWYDGRRPPRELVTEKLPAVGLEESETDWDFEVAILTRRQNGSINDYQKDDREQAKLDEHFLAKYKNYSSEQRAKLVIIDGRLFNGAWNVTSVLPYDDLLAFGSWGTFGNCVGSTLAVAKILFYAKNPAAQRQLYLEAIAHDVFANGYKEVQRLEEPKSFCNQLKNQTGITFNHYDGYDNPATVKKVFEVLNRHVNVRMQEHFAGLSSVNNRVFRITPQLWRTFESEVHIWPRLPEEIHKVGIYRTDLEAIAFNPSLGDQFV; encoded by the coding sequence ATGACTACCCAAAAACTGAAAGCTCTAGTCAATACTGTTATCAAACAATCTACCCTAGATAGCAGTCAAATTACTGATCTTACTCAAAAATTTTCCTTGACAGCAGGAGATAAAATTGAGATTAATGATTACAAATCTGCGGACAATAATCACTGGGAATTAGAATTAACAACCCCTGTTAATGAGATAGCGAAATGGTTCGCTTATATTCCCCATGTCGAAATTAAAAGTAATGACCCTGTGGCCAAGATATTACAAGACATTAAGCAGTCTCAATTTAAGGTGTATCATCGACCAACAGAACAAGATGGAGATGGAGTGGGGATTCCCCCTAATGGACAAGACAACCGTTCAGAAAGAATTTGTCCTGTGTACGTTCTTAGTCCGAGAAGACAAACAGATTCTTTAGTCAGACAAATGATTACACTGCTTCGGGTCAAGGATACAGCGTTCATTATTGCAGAACGATTGCTACAATATCCCGAAGATTATCTCCCCACTATTTCTCAATTTGAAAAAGCGGTCATCGTCCAATCTTTTGTTGGTGTCGGTCCTCCTCAACCGGATCCAACTCCTTATCCAGATTGGGCAAAAAAAAGACACGACAAAGAGTTGTGGAGACTCGAACAATCTATCCGTCTATTACAGTCGATGAATCGAAAAATCTCAGCGGTGGTTTGTGCGATGGGAGATTCTCAAAAACATTCATCCAAAGATGTGCGAGAAACAATGCAAACAAGATTATACAATCTTCTGGATAAGTATAATCTCTCGGCTCTCAAACAGCCAATTACTTGGGGAGCAGATGAATTAGTAGCAATGGGAATCGCTCAAACTCTTCCTAAAACTAAAGTGCGTGTCCGCATCTCTAATAAGGAGACTGAAATGTGGTACGACGGGCGACGACCACCCAGAGAACTTGTGACTGAAAAATTACCAGCAGTTGGGTTAGAAGAATCAGAAACTGACTGGGATTTCGAGGTAGCTATTTTAACTCGTCGTCAAAATGGTAGTATTAATGATTATCAGAAAGACGACAGGGAACAAGCGAAGTTAGATGAGCATTTTCTGGCTAAATACAAGAACTATTCTTCTGAGCAACGCGCTAAATTAGTCATCATTGATGGCCGACTTTTTAATGGGGCTTGGAATGTCACTTCTGTGTTACCTTATGATGATTTATTGGCCTTCGGTAGTTGGGGAACATTTGGCAATTGTGTTGGCTCAACTTTGGCGGTGGCAAAAATTCTTTTCTACGCTAAAAATCCCGCCGCTCAAAGACAACTTTATTTAGAAGCCATTGCTCATGATGTTTTTGCTAATGGCTATAAAGAAGTTCAACGACTCGAAGAACCTAAAAGCTTCTGTAATCAGCTAAAAAATCAAACAGGAATCACTTTCAATCATTACGACGGATATGATAATCCTGCTACGGTCAAAAAAGTCTTTGAGGTCTTAAATCGGCACGTTAATGTCAGAATGCAAGAACATTTTGCAGGACTTTCCAGTGTTAATAACCGAGTCTTCCGAATTACTCCCCAACTTTGGCGCACTTTTGAGAGTGAAGTCCACATCTGGCCAAGATTACCAGAGGAAATTCATAAAGTTGGTATCTATCGTACTGATCTTGAAGCGATCGCTTTTAATCCTTCATTGGGCGATCAATTCGTCTAA
- the cysK gene encoding cysteine synthase A: protein MRIAHDVTELVGRTPLVQLNRIPQAEGCLGRIVMKLEGMNPAASVKDRIGTHMINSAEKAGLINPETTVLVEPTSGNTGIALAMTAAAKGYRLILTMPETMSLERRAMLKAYGATLELTPGSQGMKGAILRAQQIVDSIPDAYMLQQFRNPSNPEIHRLTTAEEIWQDTEGQVDFIVAGVGTGGTITGVAEVIKSRKPSFQVVAVEPFNSPVISGGNPGPHKIQGIGAGFIPEVLRTDLIDEVITVSDEEAFQFGRRLAKEEGLLSGISSGANLCAAIQLAQRPENEGKLIVVIQPSFGERYLSTLMFQNIEERELTLV from the coding sequence ATGCGTATCGCTCACGATGTCACCGAATTGGTTGGCCGCACACCTTTAGTACAATTGAATCGGATTCCCCAAGCGGAGGGCTGTCTTGGCCGAATTGTGATGAAATTAGAAGGGATGAATCCCGCTGCTTCCGTCAAAGACCGCATTGGCACTCACATGATTAATAGCGCCGAAAAAGCGGGTTTAATCAATCCAGAAACCACGGTTTTAGTGGAACCCACTTCTGGCAATACGGGAATTGCTCTAGCGATGACTGCGGCAGCTAAGGGTTATCGCTTAATTTTAACTATGCCGGAAACGATGAGTTTAGAGCGCCGGGCGATGTTAAAAGCCTACGGTGCTACCCTAGAACTTACCCCCGGTTCCCAAGGTATGAAAGGGGCAATTTTACGCGCTCAACAAATCGTCGATAGTATCCCCGACGCTTATATGTTGCAACAATTTCGCAACCCTTCTAACCCGGAAATTCACCGTCTCACCACTGCTGAGGAAATTTGGCAAGATACGGAGGGACAGGTAGATTTTATTGTTGCGGGTGTGGGTACTGGCGGCACGATTACGGGAGTCGCTGAAGTAATTAAATCCCGTAAACCTAGTTTTCAAGTAGTCGCGGTGGAACCTTTCAATAGTCCAGTGATTTCTGGTGGTAATCCCGGTCCCCATAAAATTCAAGGTATCGGTGCAGGTTTTATTCCAGAAGTTTTACGCACAGATCTGATTGATGAGGTAATTACTGTCAGTGATGAGGAAGCTTTTCAATTTGGTCGTCGTCTGGCAAAAGAGGAAGGGTTGCTTTCGGGGATTTCTTCCGGTGCCAATCTTTGCGCGGCGATTCAACTAGCCCAACGACCGGAAAATGAGGGTAAATTAATTGTGGTGATTCAGCCTAGTTTCGGGGAACGTTATCTGAGTACACTTATGTTCCAAAATATCGAGGAGCGCGAGTTAACTTTGGTGTAA
- a CDS encoding DUF2235 domain-containing protein, with translation MKSRLIVCCDGTWQDLGQGYPTNVVKMVQAITPLDDSKGNPIRQIIYYDEGIGTKQSNAEVTDTLIKIAGGALGIGMDHKIEDAYRFLCLNYQPEDEIYLFGFSRGAYTVRCLAGLIYNCGLLYREFIRQIPKAYEIYRDKQDPNNAPNGKNAIDFRNKYGRRVPIKALCCWDTVASLGIPDIVHSLHLDEKFNERYRFYDSTINPTIEKAFHAVAIDEIRKVFDVTLMRPHSTQIRQQKEQVVQVWFPGGHGCVGGGSQEESGLSDGALLWMMEQVEALGLALDKSYIQHGVHPNCSAYFDNTSKWPFNVAGTAPRQFEGDVSNLHESVKNRWTDLNVNPPYKPAIPEIQMMLEQELGALRKKEIVSV, from the coding sequence ATGAAAAGCCGTCTTATTGTTTGTTGTGATGGAACTTGGCAAGATTTAGGACAAGGTTATCCTACCAATGTTGTCAAAATGGTGCAAGCTATCACACCACTTGATGATAGTAAGGGCAACCCCATCCGTCAAATCATCTACTATGACGAAGGGATTGGGACAAAACAATCTAATGCCGAGGTAACTGATACTTTAATTAAAATTGCTGGAGGTGCTTTAGGCATTGGCATGGATCATAAGATTGAGGATGCCTATCGTTTTCTGTGCTTAAACTATCAACCTGAAGATGAAATTTATCTCTTTGGGTTTAGTCGGGGAGCTTACACTGTACGCTGTTTAGCTGGGTTAATTTATAATTGTGGTTTGTTGTATCGAGAATTTATCCGACAAATTCCCAAAGCCTACGAAATTTACCGAGACAAACAAGACCCAAATAACGCACCTAACGGTAAAAATGCCATTGATTTCCGTAATAAGTATGGACGACGGGTTCCCATTAAAGCCTTATGCTGTTGGGATACGGTTGCTTCTTTAGGTATCCCCGATATCGTTCATTCTCTGCATTTAGATGAAAAGTTCAACGAACGTTATCGCTTTTATGATTCGACCATCAATCCCACAATTGAAAAGGCGTTTCATGCAGTTGCTATTGATGAAATTCGTAAGGTCTTTGATGTAACGCTAATGCGTCCCCATTCTACCCAGATCAGACAACAAAAAGAACAGGTGGTTCAAGTTTGGTTTCCGGGGGGTCATGGTTGTGTTGGTGGAGGTTCTCAGGAAGAATCTGGCCTATCCGATGGGGCTTTATTGTGGATGATGGAACAAGTCGAAGCCTTGGGTTTGGCCTTAGATAAAAGTTATATTCAACATGGAGTTCATCCCAATTGTAGTGCGTATTTTGATAATACGTCAAAATGGCCATTTAATGTAGCGGGAACAGCACCTCGCCAATTTGAAGGGGATGTTAGCAATTTGCATGAAAGTGTTAAAAATCGCTGGACAGACCTGAATGTTAATCCCCCTTATAAACCCGCTATTCCCGAAATTCAAATGATGCTTGAGCAAGAGCTTGGTGCTTTGAGAAAGAAAGAAATAGTCTCTGTTTAG
- a CDS encoding restriction endonuclease subunit M, producing the protein MSVSPVKVEYGDFQTPLELAEKICQKLSQINVNPKVIIEPTCGTGNFLKSAAVTFKQTEKILGFEINPNYVAQIAQDEQLCQDTRIQVHQNNFFDCDWNALTQAWKENILFLGNLPWITNSKQGLINGSNLPQKSNSQGYHGLDAITGKSNFDISEWMLIKLIECLNHRSAYLAIICKTAVSRKILNYIYTQKINLTYSAIYPINTQKYFQANVDACLLFCQFDSQSENYFCDVFKSFEEREFQRIGYQNDILVRDLNTFIRLEKLYHRHPLVEKWRSGIKHDCSKVMELQLVNGIFVNGLKEIVDIETTYLYPLLKGSDVAQNRLEIINKYVLVTQKFIGESTENMRDIAPKTWQYLVNHVDYFGNRKSKIYQNQPDFSIFGVGSYTFSPFKIAISGLYKKLNFQLISPYQNQPVIFDDTVYFLSFDDLDTAQKTLQLLNSSLAMEFYSSLIFWDEKRPIKTRILNSLNLSELGCITNANAAK; encoded by the coding sequence ATGTCAGTTTCTCCAGTTAAAGTTGAATACGGCGACTTTCAAACTCCTTTAGAGTTAGCCGAAAAGATTTGCCAAAAGTTATCACAAATAAATGTTAATCCCAAGGTAATTATTGAGCCAACTTGTGGTACAGGAAACTTTTTAAAATCGGCAGCAGTTACCTTCAAACAAACTGAAAAAATTCTTGGCTTTGAAATTAATCCTAATTATGTTGCACAGATAGCCCAAGATGAGCAATTATGCCAAGATACAAGAATACAAGTTCATCAAAATAATTTTTTTGACTGTGATTGGAATGCTCTAACTCAAGCATGGAAAGAGAATATTTTATTCTTGGGGAATCTACCTTGGATAACAAACTCAAAACAGGGATTGATTAATGGTAGCAATTTACCGCAAAAAAGTAACTCTCAAGGTTATCATGGTTTAGATGCTATCACAGGAAAAAGTAACTTTGATATTTCAGAATGGATGTTAATTAAATTGATTGAATGTCTTAATCATCGTTCAGCTTATCTGGCAATTATCTGCAAAACAGCCGTTTCTAGAAAAATTTTGAACTATATTTATACTCAGAAAATTAATCTCACCTATTCGGCAATTTATCCGATAAACACTCAAAAATATTTTCAAGCTAATGTAGATGCTTGTCTCCTATTTTGTCAATTTGATTCTCAATCAGAAAATTACTTTTGTGATGTTTTCAAGAGTTTTGAGGAAAGGGAGTTTCAGCGTATTGGTTATCAAAATGATATTCTAGTCAGAGATTTAAATACTTTTATCAGACTAGAGAAGTTATATCATCGGCATCCTCTAGTAGAAAAATGGCGTTCAGGTATTAAACATGATTGCTCAAAAGTCATGGAATTGCAGTTAGTTAATGGAATTTTTGTCAATGGTTTAAAGGAAATCGTTGATATTGAAACCACCTATCTTTATCCTCTCCTTAAAGGTTCAGATGTGGCACAAAATCGCCTAGAAATTATCAATAAATACGTTTTAGTAACTCAGAAGTTTATTGGTGAATCTACAGAAAATATGCGAGATATAGCGCCAAAAACTTGGCAGTATCTAGTTAATCATGTAGATTACTTTGGGAATAGAAAAAGCAAAATCTATCAAAATCAACCAGATTTTTCTATATTCGGCGTTGGTTCTTACACCTTCTCTCCTTTTAAAATTGCCATTTCTGGACTTTATAAGAAACTGAATTTTCAACTTATATCACCCTATCAAAATCAACCAGTTATTTTCGATGATACTGTTTACTTCTTAAGCTTTGATGATTTAGATACTGCTCAGAAAACACTACAGCTTCTCAATTCTTCCCTAGCGATGGAATTTTATTCATCTCTGATATTCTGGGATGAAAAAAGACCAATAAAAACCCGTATTTTAAATAGTTTGAATTTATCAGAATTAGGGTGTATTACTAACGCTAACGCAGCTAAGTAA